AGTGGTCACTAATGCGGATAGGAACCATTTGAATTCGTTGCTTCGGAAGTTGTCATTGTCTGTTTCTGATCAGAAACAAGCTGCCAAGGAGCTTCGCCTTTTGACAAAGCGAATGCCTTCGATTCGAATCCTTGTTGGGGAGTCCAGTGATGTGATTCCCCAATTGCTGAGTCCATTATCATCGCCTGTCACGGCTTCTACTGATCCTGATCTCCATGAGGACTTGATCACCACGGTTCTCAATCTCTCTATCCATGATGATAACAAAAAGGCCTTTGCAGAGGATCCTGCAGTGATTTCTCTGCTTATTGATGCCTTGAAAAGTGGAACAATTCAAACGAGGAGCAATGCTGCTGCTGCTATTTTCACATTGTCCGCGCTTGATTCCAACAAACACATCATTGGAAAATCCGGGGCTATCAAGCATTTGCTTGAGCTTTTGGATGAGGGACAGCCATTGGCCATGAAAGATGCTGCTTCGGCAATATTTAACCTTTGTCTAGTGCACGAGAATAAAGGGAGGACAGTGCGAGATGGGGCGGTTCGGGTTATTCTGAACAAGATGATGGACCACATTCTAGTTGATGAGTTGTTGGCTATACTGGCACTCCTATCCAGTCATCCCAGGGCTGTTGAAGAAATGGGTGATCTAGGTGCTGTTCCTTTGTTATTGGGGATTATTAGGGAGAGTGCATCAGAGAGGAGCAAGGAAAATTGTGTTGCAATTCTGTATACAATCTGTTTTAGTGATAGAACTAAGTTGAAGGAAattagagaagaagaaaaagcaaATGGTACACTGTCAAAGCTTGCACATTGTGGAACTTCAAGGGCCAAAAGGAAAGCTAACGGTATTCTTGAAAGGTTTAATAGATCCCCCTCCTTAACACACACTGCTTAGTGAAATTAAACCTCGGGGATTAGGAAATCACCACTCTGTAAATAGTTTTTCTTGTGTTCTTCTGTACAAGCACAAACCATCTCGGGTAGCTGTAAAAATGGGAAAGAGAAGTTCACATATTATGTACAGAACCTTCACTTACAATCAGGGTGAATGAGCAAAGAGTTTGTTACTTATTCCTTTATTTCATTTCTGTTTGATTCTTTATCCCTTTTGGAAAAGCTCTTTTTCTTTGCTAAAGTTACtatattcttctattttctcGTTGCCTGACTGACTGCCCGTGATTGATGTTTTTGCTATCTAAATTTGTAAGTATTCTTCCCTTGTTTGTCGCGTAGCCAACCAACTTTGAGTGCTGACAAAGTGTCTGTTTGTATTTTGTTAGTGGCTCTATTGTTGTATTTGTATGTGGTTTTCGTTGCTGGTAACTTGGTATCTCACAGCTGAGAAGGGATAACTAATAAAAAGGTTAGTGTGTGGGAGTGGGGTAGGGTAGGGCCTCCTTTTGTCTTCTTTCCCTCGCCAACCAGTGAAGAGTGTCGGCACCGTTTTTGTTGCTCTATCTTTACCCAACTTTCTTTTATTACACTTTTAGGCATCAATTTTGCCCATGCCCCAtagatttatgaatttattatatatgtataattatcGGTCACGTACTTTCTCCTCTAAGTTGATATGACTGATATTTTGACTTGTGCGtttctttttattcaaatttatttttcaagttcAGTTCCATGGTGTCACCGACAGTCTAGAATATTCAAAGTACTTGGGTCATGCATGCCTAACTATTCAGAATCTTAATCATGTCCTGACTGCTGCTGCTGACTAACTTGTTAGTCCATCAAATGTGTTTAGTTAACTTGTTCCAACAGCCTATCATAAGGAAAAGAAACAGTGGATTGGTTTGGTCACATACATGAAGAGTGCTAGGAAATAAGGACGATTTTAGGCCGAGTACTGCTGAAATCGTGTCTTTCTATATGATAAGGTTCTTTGTACCTAGAGCTTTTATTTCCTTCACTAGTCGCAATTATAATGAttacttcaataaaataatattgccATTATTGTCTTTTATTATACTAGGTTTGCTGCAAAAGGTTGGTGAGTAGCCTACtcgtagaatttaattattaagcccCAAAGAATGGCTGGTTTTTGGTTCAAGTAGAAtgattttaaacttttgtttaGAGCAGTTTTAGGAGGAGCTACTTGTAAGGAACTGTTGCATATAAAGTACCTCGCAGGAGCTCATATGGACAGATAAGTATGGGCATAAACTATTTGTACTGTaaactcttttatattaatttcattaaaatatgtCTTTAACTAATACTtttgttaattcattttaaattatgaaataaactatttcatttttctttattttccttttttaacattattaattgaaaatcaTGGATGAGGTTGAATCTCTAGTGACGCTTGTACCTGTGGGGTTATTCTCTCCTTGTAGGGTGTTTGAATGCCGTAATTTAAGatgaattcatattttctattgGTATTTTTGATACTGTCATTCAagtcttcaaaatatattaaaagcctctagtatattttgaaaattcagTACCAAAAACTTATTACAGaatctaaattcaatttaaGATAGTAATACATTTATTAGgagatatttaaattttttattataaatgagtTGTTTAAACATcaactattttaatttcttaaaattatagaaaagaaaaagcatAATCTTAAACTCACAATCCTCACAAATTTGTGATTGCTTTCTTGGAATATCAAGAAATGCAAACAATTCTCAGAGAAACCCAGCGTTAGAGATTCCTTAACATCCAAAGAATAGTTATATGGCAGTAAATGAATAAAAGTGGTTGTGGTTGGTGAAATTGGATAGGGATGTGTTCACTGTTTCGGCATGTAGCATGTGATTAGCATCCCCAGTAATATTACCATGGTTTTTCTCTCCTACCTCTTTTCTCTCCCAAAGAAGAAACACCATTTATGCAGTCTATGTTTAAGCATCTCTCATGAATTAGTTACATAGGTATTCTATTCATATTGTGGACAGACCAAATTTGgtgttgaaatttgaaaaaatatttcatatttgtgCACACTACTCTTTCACTTTTGGCAAAAATGACtgcaataaaataattacattttgtaTATGCATGGACAATAATAGTGTAAAGTTGAATTGGAAAGAAGACAAATGCAGATGGAGAGAAGAATTTGGAAGGTCCTTTTCGTGGGCACTATAAAACGCCACCTACTGATCCCAAAAACCTGTTATTTCGTTCTGGGCACGTTAGTCACCGACTCACTCACGGGCTCCACAATGCTTGTTCCAAAGTAAACCATGAACTGAGCGCCATTATTTGATGCCTGAAGATGGAAAATGGTGGAATCTCACGCAATGTAAGGTTCTGTCACTTATTTGGCTACTGTCTATAATATAATCATAACTTCCTCAACAGCAACCATATTCAATGGATGAAACTCTTCAAAAAAAATCACTATCCTTGGAATCCTATTTAGATAgtgcatttttgtttttgactattttttttatattatttatctagTTGAAGATTGTTGATTTTTTACAGACACCTGAAACATAATCTAACAGTACTGTATAATTATCATCAAACTCCTAATACTATAATTCTGTGAACTGTGAAGTGAATCTGTCTAAGTATACAATTTTTGAGTCATATTTCTTTGAAATGGTCCTCAATGTACAGAACACACACACAGTTTTTGAATAGACTAGCAAATAGAGGAGGATGGTACAATCACTAATCACCAATCAACATGCTCATACAAAATGGTCCACAACCACAAATATCATAATATCATAaccttttgaatatttttttgtcagcACTTAAAATTAATCCACATCTTGACAGAGAAAGAGTGATATAATATGACAAAAGAAATATGAAGTAAAATAGTGTTATCATAAAAGTATATTGGATGTGTATACATAAAATGTATGATATACTGATGAAAGGATGTCTTTAGAATACCACTTACTAAATAGAATCAAATATTACAgtacatacaaattttaattttggcattcatgtcatttttattaaaacgttttttctttaaaaatgttctttttaaatgaatgaATGTCACCTTTATTAATAGCCTTGTTTCCTAAAGGCATGACATCTTACACCAACTTCTGGTCCATCTATATTCCCAACCCTCTCAAGTTGATGTTCTACACAaccacaacaaaattaaattgttatccAGTTACTAAATTCATATTCAACTGTCCCACTTTTCATTGCATTTTTTGTACAAATCCTTGATTTACTCAAATCCACATGATTTTGAACAATAGATTGATAACAATAGTGTCTGATTGCACTGTTTCCTAAAGGCATGACATTTTACACTAACTTGTGACTTATCTATTCCCAACTATGAAAGTCTATGtttaatttcacttaaaaaaaaaaggagtgcAATAGTGAACTTAGTGTAACTTTAATTTTGACATCCTTGAAAATGGTGAAATGAATTTCGAATGTCCACACATCCATCCATGGTGGTCTTCGTCAGTATAGTCTACTTTCCAACTTTCTAGGGTAATAACtaaattaagaatatttaaaataacaaaacaaaattaaaataataatcacaatattgatttaaattgtaaaatgtgTATTATAAATggttattcaaaatttatcaacCTTTATTttgatcttattttattttatttttaatctttacaaaacaatatttttatctaaagttttaattataatttgaaaatcttCTTATATCATAAACTACAATTTTTGCTCTTctatcttttattaaatttcaacaaatattattaatgtggcaaataatataaaaatgtttgaCATGCCATAATTAGATTTTTATCATTCACTATCATTacgttaattaataaataaaatgtattcatctgaattaacataaaaataaaatatattttatttagatcaattctaatttaatttaacatttcaatataatttaatatatgttaaccGGAATTCTAAAGTCGGGTaacatatttgtttaaattttgttttaaagtaaaacttaataaatattttaattaatataatttttttaaaaatttatttaaattaacataaaaataaattttattttatttaaatcaattttaatttaataattcattacaaataatttaatatttaaatataatttgatatatgtAATCGGATAtgtttgtttaaattttgttttaaattaaagtttagtaaatattttatttagtataattttcttttaaatatgcatttgaaaataaatttacttcatttgtttaattttaatttaataaaaaattaaacaaaaattatcaaatattttaattagtacaATTTAACTTTAGTATAATTTCATACatgttaattgaattttaaaattcgatTATACttgtttaaatttagttttaagttaaaattaaataaatatcttaactagtataatttttcaaaaaatatttatttgaattaacataaaaataaaatgaattaacatgaatattttgaaattcGTAGGACACTAACAAAATTAGAAATtcggttaaatatttttacggatttcaaaatctatttaaatattcttttggatttcgaaatttaattaagtacttttatttcaaaattcaacAGTTTTTTAAGTCGGATTTTGAAATCTGATATTTCGAAATTTGGTTTTGAAATCCACTTTTAACCCttcaaattttgtgttttttttttggacaGATCTCATCTCCTATTGcaggtttttaaatttgtttcagctatcaattaaaattaaccaTCTAAAcccttatatttaaaaattttcaaattcggTTCATCCCCAGATTATTGACAAATTAATAAACAACATAAGAGAGTGAGTGGAGAGTGAAGGAGAAAGATGCGAGTCTTATGCAACGCTAGATAAATGAGGTGGTGAGGGTTGGCGAGAGAATAAATaaggataaagaaaaaaattaattatgtttttaccTACTCAATCAAAGTCAAATAAGAGACCATTATTGAgatttagaaaattttggggTTGTAGGAAGAAAACTTAGAGGTGTAAGAAGAAActctcaaaaatttaataaggtGATGTTTATTTTATGACATTAAAATTTGGGAATggtaaaaaatttcaagattATTGTCGTGTGCTGTTTATTACCAAGAATATAAATACGTGTGCTTGTCTTACTTATCAAAACGTAATACTTTACGAAACGAAAGTTATTTTCTTCGATAATTACAAAATCTTACTTCATTGTTCtgctttttgttttctttcacttttatttttgtaatcgTATAATTTTTTACCCTTACTGAATATCAATAAAATGTATTCATGAAATAATACTTGTATACATATCATTCACGATGTAATGCTCTATTAATTTCTATTGTGTTTTAAATTATCTAACTATTACATTAactgattatatttttaataataattaaagttaaaaacgTGAGAATAAAATCATAGATTAGCACATGCATATTCTATCGGAAATTTTGGGCTTAAGAagtgttttttgaattttggaaAGCTTGAACTTTATTGGACTTTTATAAAGTTTACAAGGAATCTACaagcaaaacaaaacaaataactaACACATATACTTCAATTTATAGATTATTGTATGAGTATGAGTTGTATGTACACATAtatcatagaaaaaattaaattacatatattacGTACATTAGTAAATTaaaccaatttaaatatatatatatatatatatatatatatatatatatatatatatatatatatatatatatatatatatatatatatatatatatatatatatatcatagaaaaacttaaattacatatattatatcaCTAAATCAAACCGATCCAAATAAGTAATTTCTGATTCAGATTAACACAAGTTGTAAAATTggtttgaattgattttttgaatattgaaatcaaactgaatcatatttaaaattttatatttagttcaaAGTTTTTCTTAaccaaaaattgaattaaaatatacaacaaACATTCTAATAAGGGATGTCAAAAAATCCGTACTcgcgggtatccgtggataaaacccgcaacaggtagaaaatatatattaaaaatggatacccgctatcCATAGGTATagatatttttgatacccgctatccgctaaactttaattcacaaaaacatcctcatatatatatatatatatatatatatgtatatatgtatatatatatatatatacatatatatacatatatatatatatatatacatatatatatatatatatacatatatatatgtgtatatatatatacatatatatatgtgtatatatatatatatatatacacatatatatatgtatatatatatacacatatatatatatatatatatatatatatatatatatata
This portion of the Vigna unguiculata cultivar IT97K-499-35 chromosome 6, ASM411807v1, whole genome shotgun sequence genome encodes:
- the LOC114188030 gene encoding U-box domain-containing protein 9-like; amino-acid sequence: MAKRERVRGVSASELKERLRELVKVIVDSDDYTVAAADEAIATLSALKHLKSPDSLDDFPLPPEFRCPISTQLMTDPVILSTGQTYDRPFIQRWLDEGHRTCPQTQQVLSHSILTPNYLVRDMIVQWCRERGIELPETVKDIDEVVTNADRNHLNSLLRKLSLSVSDQKQAAKELRLLTKRMPSIRILVGESSDVIPQLLSPLSSPVTASTDPDLHEDLITTVLNLSIHDDNKKAFAEDPAVISLLIDALKSGTIQTRSNAAAAIFTLSALDSNKHIIGKSGAIKHLLELLDEGQPLAMKDAASAIFNLCLVHENKGRTVRDGAVRVILNKMMDHILVDELLAILALLSSHPRAVEEMGDLGAVPLLLGIIRESASERSKENCVAILYTICFSDRTKLKEIREEEKANGTLSKLAHCGTSRAKRKANGILERFNRSPSLTHTA